The following DNA comes from Minwuia thermotolerans.
GCCTCCAGGGGGCCCAGGATCTGCACCCGCGGATGACCGCCGAAGCGGGGCCGGACGGTGACCCCGCCGATCAGCCGGTCGAACAGCTCCGGCCAGTCGCCGGGGCCGGCGGGCGGCGCGGCGGCTGCGCTGTCGGCCAGATCGGCGATCGCCTGGGCCGCCGCTTCCCCGTCCTCCCCGCGCCAGAGCCGGGAAGCGCCTTCCTCGGTGTCCGTCGCAGCCAGCCATTCGCAGAACCGGACATGACTTTCCAGCCGGCGCTGGAAATTGTCGCCGGCCTCCAGGAAGGGCCGGGCGGCTTCGGCGACCTCTTCCAGCCAGGCGGCGTGACGCTCCGCCCCCTTCACCGCCGGCGCCCGGGCGGCGAGGCCGGGCAGGTCGTCATACTGGCGAATGCCGCGCAGCATGACGCGCTCCAGCGCGCGCACGTCGCGTCGGAAGGCGGCCGGCTGGCTTCCCCCGGCGGCCAGCGGATGTTTCAGCAGAGCCAGCAGGTCCGCCGGCGCCGCGCCCTCGGACAGCACCGTGGCGGCGAGCTGCAGGAAGCCGCCGGCCCGGGTGTGGCGCAGCGGCGCGCCGCCGGAATCGTCGACGCGGACACCGAAGCGGGTGAGCTCGGCGGCCACGCGCCGGCCCAGCACGCGGTCCGGGGTGACCAGTGCGGCGGTACGGCCCGGCGTCTCCAGCGCCTCCCGCAGTTTCAGGGCGATCGCCGTGGCCTCGGCGCGGGGATCCGGCGCTTCGATCAGCGCCAGGCCATCCAGCGCGTCCGCCGGCAGGGCGTCCAGATCGCGCCAGCGGTCGGTGGTCGCCGCCGGCCGCAGCGCCTCCCTGAGCAGGGCCAGCCGGGGCGAAGGCGCGTCCCCGCCCAGCACCTGCACGTCGCCGGGATTCGCCCGCAGGTCCTGAAGCAGGCGCAGCATGCCGTGCTGGGGATGGCCCGCTTCGTCCAGCGCGGCCTCGCGGTCGCGTGGCTCCATCGTTGTTTCCAGCGCCGGCAGGACGACATGGCCCGCGGGCAGGGCCAGCGCCGCCGCCATCAGCTCCGCGGTTCCCGGCACGCTGCCGGTCGAGCCGGCGATGTAGACCGGATGGGCCGGCCTCTCGCGCCGCCAGCGCGCCGCCAGCAGCGCCATCAGCCGGTCGCGGCGCCGGGCCGGGTCGATCTCGCCCCGCTCGTCCAGCACCGACGGCCAGAATTCGGTGACGATGCGCAGGAAATCGAGCGTCTGCCGCCAGTGCTCCTGGAATCGCTCCGGGGCCAGGCCGGCCAGGCCGGCGAAGTCCAGCCGTTCGGTCTGGGTCTCGTCCATCAGCCGGCCCAGGGCGTCGGCCAGCCCCAGCGCCGCGGCCGGCCCGGCGGCGCGGCCGGGCATGCGGGCCACCAGCCGCGACAGCAGCAGCCGCCGCGCGGCCGGCGCGATGGCCGGCGGCAATTCGCTTTCGTCGCGCGGATCGAGGATCAGGAGCGGCGGCTCGTCTTCCGTCTGGTCGCCCAGCGGCCGGATCAGCGGCAGCAT
Coding sequences within:
- the addB gene encoding double-strand break repair protein AddB yields the protein MGGLLTVPAGLPFVDILARHMLAAHGPGGDGLLADAQVFLPTRRAVRSLREAFLRVGGGEALMLPLIRPLGDQTEDEPPLLILDPRDESELPPAIAPAARRLLLSRLVARMPGRAAGPAAALGLADALGRLMDETQTERLDFAGLAGLAPERFQEHWRQTLDFLRIVTEFWPSVLDERGEIDPARRRDRLMALLAARWRRERPAHPVYIAGSTGSVPGTAELMAAALALPAGHVVLPALETTMEPRDREAALDEAGHPQHGMLRLLQDLRANPGDVQVLGGDAPSPRLALLREALRPAATTDRWRDLDALPADALDGLALIEAPDPRAEATAIALKLREALETPGRTAALVTPDRVLGRRVAAELTRFGVRVDDSGGAPLRHTRAGGFLQLAATVLSEGAAPADLLALLKHPLAAGGSQPAAFRRDVRALERVMLRGIRQYDDLPGLAARAPAVKGAERHAAWLEEVAEAARPFLEAGDNFQRRLESHVRFCEWLAATDTEEGASRLWRGEDGEAAAQAIADLADSAAAAPPAGPGDWPELFDRLIGGVTVRPRFGGHPRVQILGPLEARLQVFDLVVLGGLNEGVWPATSEVDPWMSRPMRAAFGLPAPERRTGLQAHDFLQLAAGPEVVLTRAARAGGSPTVPSRWLLRLKSVAAGASLSLEPETRPVVWARLLDQAGDPQPVAAPRPLPPVAARPRELPVTAVETLIRDPYAIFARRILGLRALDPIDETPGPALKGNLIHDAFERLAKRHDGDWSPGLWPVLARIGEQVFDDAGLPPSWRRLWWRRFKNAAKWLLAEEGRRSERVTRRFAEIRGAVDGLPGLEDFRLTAKADRLDVTGDGGVVIVDYKTGAPPTKKQIEAGFAVQLPLTAVILARGGFPAEVPAAPAELVHIRVHGAQEGGAWKRVPLELEPLMAETAEGVARLLSAYDDPERPYLSRPRVQFQGLGGDYDHLARVAEWSVAGGEEEP